Proteins from a genomic interval of Zingiber officinale cultivar Zhangliang chromosome 1B, Zo_v1.1, whole genome shotgun sequence:
- the LOC121980152 gene encoding serine/arginine-rich splicing factor RS41-like isoform X2 encodes MEDERDAEDAIRALDRTEFGRQGRRLRVEWTKQERGGSRRSGSSRRSPANMKPTKTLFVINFDPINTRTRDLERHFEPYGKISNVRIRRNFAFIHFEDQEDASKALEATNMSKLLDRIISVEYALRDDDDKRNGYSPERRGRDRSLERRGRDNGRSPSPYGRGRERDSPDYGRGSSPYNKLEKRGSPNYGRAESPGNERDSPRQERE; translated from the exons ATGGAAGATGAACGGGATGCTGAGGATGCTATTCGTGCCCTTGATAGGACTGAGTTTGGGAGACAGGGAAGGCGGCTTCGTGTTGAATGGACGAAG CAAGAGCGAGGTGGCAGTAGGCGATCAGGCAGTTCAAGAAGGTCTCCTGCAAACATGAAGCCTACAAAAACTTTGTTTGTCATAAACTTTGATCCAATCAATACAAGGACGAGAGATTTGGAGAGACACTTTGAACCTTATGGGAAGATATCAAACGTTAGGATTAGAAGAAATTTTGCGTTTATCCACTTTGAGGATCAGGAGGATGCTTCAAAAGCTTTAGAGGCAACTAACATGAG TAAATTGTTGGATCGGATTATATCCGTGGAGTATGCTCTTCGTGATGATGATGACAAAAGAAATGGGTACAGCCCTGAGAGAAGAGGTAGAGATAGATCCCTGGAAAGGAGAGGCCGTGACAATGGGCGTTCTCCAAGTCCATATGGAAGAGGCAGGGAGAGGGATAGCCCTGATTATGGTCGTGgttcaagtccatacaacaaactGGAAAAAAGGGGCAGTCCTAATTATGGAAGAGCTGAAAGCCCTGGGAATGAAAG AGATTCTCCTAGGCAAGAAAGGGAGTGA
- the LOC121980152 gene encoding serine/arginine-rich splicing factor RS41-like isoform X1 — MRPIFCGNFEYDARQSELERLFSRYGKVDRVDMKSGFAFIYMEDERDAEDAIRALDRTEFGRQGRRLRVEWTKQERGGSRRSGSSRRSPANMKPTKTLFVINFDPINTRTRDLERHFEPYGKISNVRIRRNFAFIHFEDQEDASKALEATNMSKLLDRIISVEYALRDDDDKRNGYSPERRGRDRSLERRGRDNGRSPSPYGRGRERDSPDYGRGSSPYNKLEKRGSPNYGRAESPGNERDSPRQERE; from the exons ATGAGGCCCATTTTTTGTGGAAACTTTGAGTATGACGCTCGCCAATCTGAGTTGGAGCGCCTTTTCAGCAGATATGGGAAGGTTGACAGGGTAGATATGAAATCag GATTTGCATTTATTTACATGGAAGATGAACGGGATGCTGAGGATGCTATTCGTGCCCTTGATAGGACTGAGTTTGGGAGACAGGGAAGGCGGCTTCGTGTTGAATGGACGAAG CAAGAGCGAGGTGGCAGTAGGCGATCAGGCAGTTCAAGAAGGTCTCCTGCAAACATGAAGCCTACAAAAACTTTGTTTGTCATAAACTTTGATCCAATCAATACAAGGACGAGAGATTTGGAGAGACACTTTGAACCTTATGGGAAGATATCAAACGTTAGGATTAGAAGAAATTTTGCGTTTATCCACTTTGAGGATCAGGAGGATGCTTCAAAAGCTTTAGAGGCAACTAACATGAG TAAATTGTTGGATCGGATTATATCCGTGGAGTATGCTCTTCGTGATGATGATGACAAAAGAAATGGGTACAGCCCTGAGAGAAGAGGTAGAGATAGATCCCTGGAAAGGAGAGGCCGTGACAATGGGCGTTCTCCAAGTCCATATGGAAGAGGCAGGGAGAGGGATAGCCCTGATTATGGTCGTGgttcaagtccatacaacaaactGGAAAAAAGGGGCAGTCCTAATTATGGAAGAGCTGAAAGCCCTGGGAATGAAAG AGATTCTCCTAGGCAAGAAAGGGAGTGA